Proteins encoded in a region of the Meiothermus sp. CFH 77666 genome:
- the bfr gene encoding bacterioferritin: MQGNAEVIVQLNHRLSEELAAIMQYMVHAEMCESWGYAKLSKHLEATARTEMRHAEALIQRIIFLEGTPNVARLGEIRIGANVSDIVLNDYDGELLGVRGYNQTMALAAEVGDNGTREMLAEILKQEEAHIDWLEAQRSLIEQMGLSNYLLAQTGE, translated from the coding sequence ATGCAAGGAAACGCCGAAGTGATTGTGCAGCTCAACCACCGCCTGTCCGAAGAGCTGGCCGCCATCATGCAGTACATGGTGCACGCCGAGATGTGTGAAAGCTGGGGCTACGCGAAGCTCTCAAAGCACCTGGAGGCTACCGCCCGCACCGAGATGCGCCACGCCGAGGCCCTGATTCAGCGCATCATCTTTCTCGAGGGCACCCCCAATGTGGCCAGACTGGGTGAGATTCGCATCGGGGCTAATGTCTCCGATATTGTGCTCAACGATTACGACGGCGAGCTGCTGGGTGTGCGAGGCTACAACCAGACCATGGCCCTGGCCGCCGAGGTAGGCGACAACGGTACACGGGAGATGCTGGCCGAGATTCTCAAGCAGGAAGAGGCCCACATCGACTGGCTCGAGGCCCAGCGTAGCCTGATCGAGCAAATGGGCCTCTCCAACTACCTCCTGGCCCAGACTGGGGAATAG
- a CDS encoding transposase, translating into MQTLTLRCTLKPTPEQAAALEATVRRFAEGCNHALRVAKEKGEFRKFGLQRLVYSDLRAMGLSANLAIQAIFRVAKKRGSRAKFYQPTSCAFDQRTLSLRGEAVSLTTVSGRMVIPMKLGNYQRGVLKRAKSVQGGVLTKGPKGKWYIHLSLRVKTPEPPSGGGRVVGVDLGQKALATLSSGVRFSGGSLKGKRLHYRNKRAEVRSKLDTQRTRGVQRLWARLRGKEQRFVNHTLHTLARRIVDSLEPGDTLAVEDLTGLRGRTTKRGKTERHLHGLWPYARFRSLLEYKATLKGVRVVAVDPRYTSQACPRCGHIAQENRRSQALFRCSQCGFQHNADWVAAHNIALRARALPVPKGIVAQRAGSMGKGRCKPARILRVSSLHRLSSESPNQNALAFG; encoded by the coding sequence ATGCAGACCCTCACGCTCCGTTGCACCTTGAAGCCCACCCCTGAACAGGCGGCGGCTTTGGAGGCCACAGTGCGGCGGTTCGCCGAGGGCTGCAACCACGCGCTCAGGGTGGCCAAGGAGAAGGGGGAGTTCCGCAAGTTCGGGTTGCAGCGTTTGGTCTATAGCGACCTCCGGGCAATGGGGCTCTCGGCTAACCTCGCCATCCAGGCCATCTTTCGCGTAGCAAAGAAAAGGGGCAGCCGGGCGAAGTTCTACCAACCCACCTCCTGCGCCTTCGACCAGCGCACCCTCTCCCTGCGGGGCGAGGCGGTCTCGCTGACCACGGTATCTGGCCGTATGGTTATCCCGATGAAGCTCGGGAACTACCAGCGCGGGGTGCTGAAGCGGGCCAAAAGCGTGCAGGGCGGGGTGCTGACCAAGGGGCCGAAGGGAAAGTGGTACATCCACCTCTCCCTGCGGGTAAAGACCCCTGAGCCCCCCAGCGGTGGGGGCAGGGTGGTGGGTGTTGATTTGGGTCAGAAGGCCCTGGCCACCCTCTCCAGCGGGGTTCGATTCTCCGGCGGTTCCCTGAAGGGGAAGCGTTTGCACTACCGGAACAAGCGGGCCGAGGTCAGAAGCAAGCTGGATACCCAACGCACCAGAGGCGTACAGCGCCTCTGGGCACGGCTTAGGGGTAAAGAGCAGCGCTTTGTAAATCACACCCTTCACACCCTGGCACGGCGGATTGTGGACAGCCTGGAACCTGGGGACACCCTGGCTGTTGAGGATTTGACCGGGTTGAGAGGCCGCACCACCAAACGCGGCAAAACAGAGCGCCATCTGCATGGCCTCTGGCCCTACGCCCGCTTCCGCTCCCTGCTGGAGTACAAAGCAACCCTGAAGGGGGTGCGGGTGGTGGCGGTAGACCCCCGCTACACCAGCCAGGCGTGTCCCCGCTGCGGCCACATTGCCCAGGAGAACCGCCGGAGCCAGGCGCTGTTCCGCTGCAGCCAATGCGGCTTCCAGCACAACGCAGACTGGGTGGCTGCACACAACATTGCCCTGCGTGCACGGGCTTTGCCCGTCCCAAAGGGGATCGTCGCCCAAAGAGCAGGCTCGATGGGCAAGGGCCGTTGTAAACCGGCCCGGATTCTGAGGGTGTCTTCTCTGCATCGTCTTTCCTCGGAAAGCCCTAACCAGAACGCGTTAGCGTTTGGTTAG